The genome window GCATTTGTGGAATACGCTACAGATGATAGCAATTGACGGCTGACAGCTCCGACAGTCGACGATATAGTGAGCTCGTTAAACCCAGGAAATAGcgaagaattttattttattattgtagcATCTGATAATAATAAGCGTCTCGTTACAGTGAGTATTTAATGAACAAATAGTGGGTAGATTAATATAACgtgtttaaaacatctttaccaataaatcaGTCCACCCGTTGACCCCGCCTTTTATTGACGTTCCTTACACTGGCGACGAGGATAATACCGCGcgatataagtttaaataaaaaaaaaagttcaacgTCTGTAAATATGTCGATCGGAAAATTAGAGCCGTTTGATTTAAGCAGTAAACAGTGGCCGGCGTATGTCCGTAGGGttcaacaatttataatattgaatgaGATCAAACCGCAGTTACGAGTGTCGCTGCTCATAACGGTCGTCGGAGGCGCAACATATTCGCTGATGTGCGATCTGTGTTCGCCGGCGCTCCCGGAAGAGAAGGCATTCGACGAGCTTGTGCGATTGGTGTCGGAACATTTGGAACCGCAACGTTCGGAAATAGCGGAACGCCATGTATTCAGGCTGCGCAGACAAGAGGTTGGTGAGCCGCTAGCTGACTATTTAAAGGCGCTTAAACATTTAGCAACGACCTGTAACTTCCGCGACGCTTTGGAAGAAAACTTGAGAGACCAATTTGTGTCCGGACTCGCGAGCGAAGCGATGCGCTCGAGGATTTTCGCCGAAAGGAGCATACGATATAAAGAGGCGGTGGAGCTGGCGTTCGCGCTGGAGGCGGCGGAGCGGCACGCGGGGGTGAGCGGCGTCACGGGTTCAACGGCAACCTTCGGTGCGGGCAGCGGCGGTGAGGTGGCGGCTGATGGCCTACATAGGGTCAGCGCACGACGCGGCAGGGGACGAGATGTCAGGCCCAGCGGGGGTGTAGCGGAGCACGGCTGCAGCGAGGGCGGCGCGGAGCGAGGAGACGGGACTGACGCGGGCGCGGGTGAATGCTGGCGGGAGCCGGGCGGTACCGAGCGCTGCTGGCGCTGCGGCAGGCCACACCGGGCGGACCGATGTCGCTTCTCGCAATACAATTGTGATGGGTGCGGAAGGCGCGGTCATATAAAAGTAATGTGCAAAGAACTGCGCGAGCGTCGCCGTTTGAATGGCAGCCGCCAACACTTTGTCAGTGATGCGAGCTCGGacgaagatttttttaatattaatgtaatgtcTAAAGATGATGACTCTTTTATATTACCTTTGTATGTTGATCGGCAGAAATTAGATTTTGCGTTAGACACGGGTAGTAGATTATCAACAATCAGTGAGCAGTGTTACGGGCGTTGGTTCTCGCACAAGCACATAACGAGAGATAACGTTACGCTACGAAGTTACGACGGCTCTCGAATCAAAACATTAGGATTTATTTCGGTGTTTGTCGCTTTGGGGGGTGttaaagcatttaaaattCCGTTGTATATAATTCGCAATGGGGGGCGCCCTATCTTAGGACGGGATTGGCTTCGcacgttaaatataaatcaaataagtcTCCCGGGAAACAATGTTAACAATAACAGATTCGTGAAGCGACCGGCTGTTGAATGTAATGTAGATCCAAATTGTTTACAGCTTAGTGCAGGTCGATCACGGGCCGTGCGCACGCGCCCCGGACCGCTTGCATTTCGGTCTTGGTCCGCGAGAATGTTCTagacaatttttgtttttattgatggGTGGTTAAttggcttatttttttttatcgagtTACATTTCGGTTTCCGTTGaaggtttattaaattgatatgatatgatgttaattatatttttttcgattgCACGGTACGGGAATTGTACACATCGTTAGGGTTGTCAATCAATAAGATGAGAAGGCTATTGTGACGACATACGATCTCTGGCGATGTTCATATAATGAAACTTAGCAGTTATCTAAATAAGACTTCATTTGAACTTGTgcatataagttttttttacgtataaaaaatgttggtGAAATGGgttatctaatattttacacgTTCATGATTACGTGGAAtaggaaataaaatgtaatgttagTAGGTTTGCCagacaaattttttttatgatgttTTAGATTAAGTGGTGAGACACatgtcaaaacaaaaaaataattaaacaaacgatgttttttttattgtttacagtAAGGTTAGAGATTAAGATAGCtagtaaaatttttttgttttatattaattttctttatcacTTTTGTTATTTGGTATTATTTGGTATCCTAAGAGAGGGGGACAGGGGAAGAGAGAGAGAATGTTAGTATTTGTTCTCGTGTATATGcatagattttatattgagCGGTTGTTCTTTGTAAGATGTAAGTCATTTtagttgataaaattatatttagaatattttgtcGAATAAGTTTTTGAGATAGCCCTATTTTAGAAAGGGGAATGTGTAGCATCTGATAATAATAAGCGTCTCGTTACAGTGAGTATTTAATGAACAAATAGTGGGTAGATTAATATAACgtgtttaaaacatctttaccaataaatcaGTCCACCCGTTGACCCCGCCTTTTATTGACGTtccttacaattattatatacgTTTCCACAGttgaaacacttgtataaaaaacatcTTGTCATCtctcttattttttaagaaatgagagacaacaatatgattcaatacaaatatttacggGAGTTAATCTTACGATAATAGACTGTATTGATCATAATTCAatggataaattatttttgttaaacgCAAACAGTTGAGTGGGTGTTATTCAATTTCCTTCATTGAcgttattgtatatatttctaacatttAGGGATCTTTATTAAAGTCGAGTTCAAAATTAGTAAAAGACgaaattattgtgtttttatttgactatcatttttaacttaattattactttgatattaactttttttaagacGAAATATGTCTAGAAGAATATTCGTGAGAATGTTTTCGtgacgtcatcgacaaaatttatattaaaactagttgtcgcccgcgactccgtccgcgcgcagttaaaaaaaacttaataggggtatgaaaaatagttgttggccgattctcagacctactcaatatgctcacaaaatttcatgagaatcggtcaagccgtttcggaggagtttaacgcaaacaccgcgacacgagaattttatatattagatttgtgCAGCGCCAACTGAGCGTGAAGTAAAACAAAtcatatacaaattttgacatattttgtcaAGAAGTTACATAGGTGCATGTCGCAATTATTCGTAGTAGACTCTCTCAGTAGTCATGACAACATATAACATTTGAATCTTGACATAACGTCATGTTACATTTTGTCATACTCATACGTTACATTGTGTTACATTATGTAATGTTACGTTACGTCACTTTTTGTTCTATTGTGTACAGTACATTTAAATGACGCCTGGGAGAGTTAACTTCAATATTCGTGtgctatttattaaagttgctCGCTTTATGTGTTTGTGATTTAACGGGGCAGCGTTTATTTGCAGGCGTGTCATAACCGAAACATGTGTAAGCCGCGCTGCAAGTATCAGCTTGGCactataccaaattttaaattattttagtggtGTTCGTTTTATAGTTCTTCAATCCAATTTTATGCGATCTCTACTTTGTTGTTTATGTGCATGTTAAAGTTATAAGATTGTATCATAGAAATTTTTTACTTGACTTCCAAATTTGCTGATATTGTTACTTTGTTATCATATTTTGATGGCCCCTACGAATAAGGggcaatgtgcaaattgacaacttttcaggagaggttctcaaagtttcaaccttaTAGGAAAATGGGCCACATACGCccttttactttagcaaaaaataaaatttccacgtgtaaatttgtattttgtttagtgtaTGTTATTAaccaaacaaaaaagtaaaaatcatcaatttgttactttggcccttatacataggacccatcgaaTTAAAAGATAGCTGTACCTTCAAttgcaaagaaaaataaaatttcatgaatTATACCTAACTAACAATATATAGTCAAATTTAGAACCTCCTTTTTAATTAGGTTAAATGTACTCAAACCATCGAAGTTTTTagtagtaaattatatttaaaaagagttcataaatattttgcatttttttaatatcgtacATTTAATGTCAACCATTActgtaatagttttttttagactATACTCTTATTTATACTTAACCTCAAACCTTAAAAGGCaataaagtaaagaaaaaaatcttccaCCGCAAGAATTCCGTTCGAAGGAAATGCATTATTCAAACAGAAAGAGCGACttacattttctttcattGATAGTGGGATTTCTaggtattatttaatgtaaatctGAACGTTCCTACTCAGAGATCgtgataaacattttaattgcgTACTTTGAGAGTTAATTAACTTATCAAAAGACCTTTAGCATTTCAAACGGTCGTTATAGATAAATACAAGAAacttaaatctatttaattataatattaaataataacaataaaattatttaatcttagaaacaagtaatattta of Papilio machaon chromosome 6, ilPapMach1.1, whole genome shotgun sequence contains these proteins:
- the LOC123721097 gene encoding uncharacterized protein LOC123721097, with protein sequence MSIGKLEPFDLSSKQWPAYVRRVQQFIILNEIKPQLRVSLLITVVGGATYSLMCDLCSPALPEEKAFDELVRLVSEHLEPQRSEIAERHVFRLRRQEVGEPLADYLKALKHLATTCNFRDALEENLRDQFVSGLASEAMRSRIFAERSIRYKEAVELAFALEAAERHAGVSGVTGSTATFGAGSGGEVAADGLHRVSARRGRGRDVRPSGGVAEHGCSEGGAERGDGTDAGAGECWREPGGTERCWRCGRPHRADRCRFSQYNCDGCGRRGHIKVMCKELRERRRLNGSRQHFVSDASSDEDFFNINVMSKDDDSFILPLYVDRQKLDFALDTGSRLSTISEQCYGRWFSHKHITRDNVTLRSYDGSRIKTLGFISVFVALGGVKAFKIPLYIIRNGGRPILGRDWLRTLNINQISLPGNNVNNNRFVKRPAVECNVDPNCLQLSAGRSRAVRTRPGPLAFRSWSARMF